The proteins below are encoded in one region of Deferribacter autotrophicus:
- the selA gene encoding L-seryl-tRNA(Sec) selenium transferase: MDLYRNIPRKDKLLSLFNDDYAKTILNYAIDQELSNLRKLIADNKIHKIDEQLLIKNIDKRYNELISGSLKRVVNATGIVLHTNLGRAPLSEDFIHNIKDIVSRYSNLEYDLEKGVRGERYHHVVEYLKIITNCEDALVVNNNAAAVFLINNTFNKGKKVIISRGELVEIGGSFRIPEVIANSGAILKEVGTTNKTKISDYENAIDEDTTMIIKIHKSNYAIIGFTDEVPYREIPKIAQKFGLLSYCDLGSGSIIPGIGCNEPTLSEIYNYGYDLVSCSGDKLFGSVQAGIIIGKKKLIEKLKKNQLLRMLRVDKITLSLLQETLKAYLTDSYNNIRSVNLLGTPLTDLLKKAKKLKRILNRHLSDYFDFETKEITSYTGGGSCPMHEIKSYAVICKSKKIDINKIENFLRKYHIPVIIRLVDNKIVLDVRTIFEDEFVLIKDALVWATNQLS, from the coding sequence ATGGATCTATACAGAAATATACCTAGAAAAGATAAACTTTTATCACTATTTAATGATGATTATGCTAAAACAATATTAAATTATGCAATTGATCAGGAATTAAGCAATCTTAGAAAACTTATTGCTGATAACAAAATTCATAAAATAGACGAACAATTACTTATTAAAAATATCGATAAAAGATATAATGAGCTTATAAGTGGCTCTCTTAAAAGAGTTGTAAATGCTACAGGAATAGTTCTTCACACAAATCTTGGTAGAGCTCCCCTATCTGAAGATTTTATTCACAATATTAAGGATATTGTTTCAAGATATTCCAATCTTGAATATGACCTTGAAAAAGGAGTGCGAGGTGAAAGATATCATCATGTTGTGGAATATTTAAAAATAATTACAAACTGCGAAGATGCTCTGGTTGTAAACAATAATGCGGCAGCAGTTTTTCTTATAAATAATACTTTCAATAAAGGGAAAAAAGTTATTATTTCTCGCGGAGAATTAGTGGAAATTGGAGGCAGTTTCAGAATACCGGAAGTTATAGCAAATAGTGGCGCTATTTTAAAGGAAGTAGGCACAACCAACAAAACAAAAATTAGTGATTATGAAAATGCAATTGATGAAGATACAACAATGATTATAAAAATTCACAAAAGCAATTATGCAATTATAGGTTTTACTGACGAAGTGCCATACAGAGAAATCCCAAAGATTGCTCAAAAATTCGGTCTATTATCTTATTGTGATCTTGGAAGTGGAAGTATTATACCTGGTATTGGTTGTAATGAGCCAACTTTGTCTGAGATTTATAATTATGGCTATGACTTAGTTAGTTGTAGTGGAGATAAACTTTTTGGATCTGTGCAAGCAGGAATTATTATCGGAAAAAAGAAATTAATCGAAAAATTAAAGAAAAATCAACTTTTGCGAATGCTTCGTGTAGATAAAATTACTTTATCTCTTCTTCAAGAAACTTTGAAGGCTTACCTAACAGATAGCTACAATAATATCAGATCCGTAAATCTTCTAGGCACCCCTTTAACCGATTTATTAAAAAAAGCAAAAAAATTGAAAAGAATTTTAAACCGCCATCTATCTGATTACTTTGATTTTGAAACAAAAGAAATCACCAGTTATACAGGCGGAGGTAGCTGTCCTATGCATGAGATTAAATCTTATGCTGTTATTTGCAAGTCCAAAAAAATTGACATAAATAAAATTGAAAATTTTTTACGAAAGTATCACATTCCTGTCATTATAAGATTGGTAGAT